In a genomic window of Dyadobacter fermentans DSM 18053:
- a CDS encoding FAD-binding and (Fe-S)-binding domain-containing protein — MTRVSTFQFNTLRARFDGELYHDDSTLHAAQRAVYATDASVYQEMPLAVALPKSVDDLRSLIEFARTNKVTLIPRAAGTSLAGQVVGNGVVVDISKHFRKIIEVNAAEKWARVQPGVIRDDLNKHLAPYGLLFGPETSTASRAMIGGMIGNNSCGLHSITWGATRDHLLEVKVLLSDGSEAVFSEQSIADFTTAIREKQVKGQRLQSILAGMFGLISNPIDQDLIKKQFPKPTVTRRNSGYALDALVRNFEKGNINLCNLIAGSEGTLCFVTEAKIALVDAPPAAVGVVCVHTNSLAEALHANRVAMQHDPKASELVDKYIMDFTKNHNVYSQNRFFMQGDPAAMLMVEFWGIAKEEVEQKAAALVAQLKAEGLGYAYPLLFGDDAAKAWDIRKAGLGLIRNLPGDTQPVNLIEDCAVAVEDLPAYIEELEVLLEKHGLHASYYAHAGAGELHVEPMINLKTSEGKQQFRDVLADTAALVRKYNGALSGEHGDGRLRGEFIPFMMGEEVYEMFRQVKRIWDPEGVFNANKIVNTPPMNEFLRYGQDKPNPQIDTVFDFSRQEGMLRLAEKCSGSGDCRKTELTGGTMCPSYMATRSERDTTRARANILRQYLTPETAPATSQEMVKEVLDLCLSCKGCKSECPSSVDIGKMKAEFTQQYYETHGVPMRSKLIANFSNQMKLASIAPWAFNGLFGTPALRKIANKMVGFHPDRSMPKLDAETLKTWWEKHQRRKTAGTTHSRKVYLFCDEFTNYNDAEVGKKAVLLLEKLGYEVIIPDHVESGRSYLSKGFVKEAQKLAIRNVALLKDKITYDAPLIGIEPSAILSFRDEYVDLVGENQRADAQKVAANALLFEEFIAREMDDKRIQKNAFISKNQLIKVHGHCHQKSLSTMTASKKALQLPENFHVQLIPSGCCGMAGSFGYEEEHFEVSMQIGELVLFPTVRQQPEDVIIAAAGTSCRHQIKDGTGRIAMHPVEILYDALIK, encoded by the coding sequence ATGACCCGCGTTTCAACATTCCAGTTCAATACGCTTCGCGCCAGATTCGATGGCGAGTTGTATCATGATGATTCCACGCTGCACGCCGCGCAACGCGCTGTTTACGCCACCGATGCGTCCGTTTACCAGGAAATGCCGCTGGCCGTGGCGCTGCCGAAGTCGGTCGACGACCTGAGGTCGCTCATCGAATTCGCGAGAACGAACAAGGTGACGCTCATTCCCCGTGCCGCCGGGACGTCGCTGGCCGGGCAGGTGGTAGGAAATGGGGTTGTGGTTGATATTTCAAAGCATTTCAGGAAGATTATCGAGGTGAATGCCGCTGAAAAGTGGGCGCGGGTGCAGCCGGGCGTCATCCGCGATGACCTGAACAAGCACCTCGCACCTTACGGACTGCTTTTCGGTCCGGAAACTTCCACGGCGAGCCGGGCGATGATCGGCGGGATGATCGGGAATAACTCGTGCGGGCTGCATTCCATTACCTGGGGCGCCACGCGTGATCACCTGCTGGAAGTGAAAGTGCTGCTTTCCGATGGCTCGGAAGCCGTTTTTAGCGAACAATCCATTGCCGATTTCACCACCGCGATCCGCGAAAAGCAGGTTAAAGGCCAGCGGCTGCAATCGATCCTGGCTGGGATGTTTGGGCTGATATCCAATCCCATTGACCAGGATTTAATCAAAAAGCAGTTCCCCAAACCAACCGTCACCCGCCGCAACTCCGGCTATGCCCTCGACGCGCTTGTCAGGAATTTTGAAAAGGGTAATATCAACTTATGTAACCTCATTGCGGGCTCGGAAGGCACATTATGCTTTGTTACCGAGGCCAAAATCGCCCTCGTGGATGCCCCGCCCGCTGCCGTGGGCGTGGTGTGCGTGCATACCAACTCCCTAGCAGAAGCATTGCACGCCAACCGCGTGGCCATGCAGCACGATCCGAAGGCATCTGAACTGGTGGACAAATACATTATGGACTTTACCAAAAACCATAATGTGTATTCTCAAAACCGGTTTTTCATGCAAGGCGACCCGGCGGCGATGCTGATGGTGGAGTTTTGGGGAATCGCCAAGGAGGAAGTCGAGCAAAAAGCCGCCGCATTGGTTGCCCAATTGAAGGCGGAGGGCCTCGGTTATGCCTACCCGCTCCTGTTCGGCGACGATGCCGCCAAGGCCTGGGACATTCGCAAAGCAGGACTGGGCCTGATCCGCAACCTGCCCGGCGACACGCAGCCGGTGAACCTCATCGAGGACTGCGCCGTGGCCGTGGAGGATTTGCCCGCATATATTGAAGAACTGGAAGTTTTGCTTGAAAAACATGGCCTGCACGCGTCGTACTATGCCCACGCGGGCGCAGGCGAGCTGCATGTGGAACCGATGATCAACCTCAAAACGAGCGAGGGCAAGCAGCAATTCCGGGATGTGCTGGCTGATACCGCCGCTTTGGTCAGGAAATATAATGGTGCGTTGTCGGGCGAGCATGGCGACGGCCGCCTGCGCGGGGAATTCATTCCATTCATGATGGGTGAAGAAGTGTACGAAATGTTCAGGCAGGTGAAGCGGATCTGGGACCCGGAGGGCGTTTTTAATGCCAACAAAATCGTAAATACGCCTCCGATGAACGAATTTCTGCGCTATGGACAGGATAAGCCAAACCCGCAGATCGACACCGTATTCGACTTTTCACGGCAGGAAGGCATGCTCCGCCTCGCCGAAAAATGCAGCGGGTCGGGCGACTGTCGGAAAACCGAGCTTACCGGCGGAACCATGTGCCCGAGCTACATGGCTACGCGCAGCGAGCGCGACACCACGCGTGCCCGCGCGAACATCCTTCGCCAATATCTTACTCCTGAAACTGCCCCCGCCACCAGCCAGGAAATGGTAAAAGAAGTGCTCGACCTGTGCCTTTCGTGTAAAGGTTGTAAGTCGGAATGCCCTTCGAGCGTGGACATTGGGAAAATGAAAGCGGAATTCACGCAGCAATATTATGAGACGCACGGCGTGCCAATGCGCAGCAAACTGATCGCCAATTTTTCGAACCAGATGAAACTGGCGTCGATCGCTCCCTGGGCGTTTAACGGCCTATTCGGAACGCCCGCATTGCGGAAAATTGCCAACAAAATGGTCGGTTTTCATCCCGACCGCTCCATGCCCAAACTGGACGCCGAGACGCTGAAAACCTGGTGGGAAAAGCATCAACGCAGGAAAACGGCCGGAACGACACATTCGCGAAAAGTATATCTGTTCTGCGATGAATTTACCAACTACAATGATGCCGAAGTGGGTAAAAAGGCCGTTTTGCTGCTCGAAAAGCTCGGCTACGAGGTCATTATCCCGGATCATGTGGAATCGGGGCGCTCGTATTTGTCCAAAGGTTTTGTAAAAGAAGCTCAGAAGCTGGCGATCCGCAATGTGGCCCTTTTGAAAGACAAAATCACTTATGACGCGCCGCTGATAGGCATTGAACCATCAGCTATCCTCTCGTTCCGGGACGAATATGTGGATCTGGTTGGTGAGAACCAGCGGGCCGATGCCCAGAAAGTCGCCGCGAATGCCTTACTTTTTGAGGAATTTATAGCGCGGGAGATGGATGATAAGCGCATTCAGAAAAATGCATTTATCAGTAAAAATCAATTGATTAAAGTGCATGGGCATTGCCATCAGAAGTCGCTTTCTACAATGACAGCTTCAAAGAAAGCATTGCAATTGCCTGAAAATTTCCATGTTCAGCTCATTCCATCGGGATGTTGCGGAATGGCCGGGTCGTTTGGTTATGAAGAAGAGCATTTTGAGGTTTCGATGCAGATCGGGGAACTGGTGTTGTTCCCGACCGTCCGCCAGCAGCCGGAGGACGTAATTATCGCCGCTGCGGGAACGAGTTGTCGCCATCAGATTAAAGATGGCACCGGACGCATTGCCATGCATCCGGTCGAGATTTTGTATGATGCGCTTATCAAATAA
- a CDS encoding TlpA family protein disulfide reductase, with translation MRNINILILTLFSCIAFSWVSFAQNTANITLTASKQAPVTVTLVLEDVHFHPNLGTGLADAKLDAVASVNFAEKTTEKTVIQLNEPKMMRLQYSGGGVNKTWMLFLQPGDDLTVAVGENADVTFTGKNANYQTFLKNYFLENQYQYLPVFGYKPSQIDNKSVIQQSDSLKKARLDAFEKFKMANPVVPAFEAYVLATTATEPSLTRQLIQEKIMRRNRVAKLDATQRKELEDFTLTDFKIQPDDALLSQAYRDELRNWALIPSTRKFPLESETRYEISPEALKDVYAFSKEKLADYPKQKEYLATYWLNYAATAIPNVETAKTLLADYKTTFPQSPYTEYISNLIQTKEALQPGAPVTDITLLNTDSAAVAVSSLQGKPVLMVFSFSIGQHEPGLKVLEDKYADKVTFAYVSVATGIPLGTWKQYVKTRPTAKHLWASDENIEVLKEKYGIDIRYPFLVIDGSGKIVNRWIPQEFPNNKTLEAELQKVAK, from the coding sequence ATGAGAAACATAAACATTCTGATCCTCACACTATTCAGCTGCATTGCATTCAGCTGGGTTTCATTTGCTCAAAATACCGCCAATATCACGCTCACGGCTTCCAAACAGGCCCCGGTGACTGTAACGCTCGTGCTGGAAGATGTACATTTTCACCCCAATCTGGGCACGGGCCTTGCCGATGCAAAGCTCGATGCGGTGGCGTCGGTAAATTTTGCCGAAAAAACCACCGAAAAGACGGTTATCCAGCTCAATGAGCCTAAAATGATGCGCTTGCAATATAGCGGTGGCGGCGTGAATAAAACCTGGATGTTGTTTCTGCAACCCGGCGATGACCTGACGGTGGCCGTGGGTGAGAATGCGGATGTGACCTTCACTGGTAAGAATGCGAATTATCAGACATTCCTGAAAAACTATTTCCTTGAAAATCAATACCAATACCTGCCCGTTTTTGGCTATAAACCGTCTCAGATCGATAACAAAAGCGTAATCCAGCAAAGCGACAGCCTGAAAAAGGCACGGCTCGATGCCTTCGAAAAATTCAAAATGGCCAACCCCGTGGTGCCTGCATTCGAAGCTTATGTGCTGGCTACAACCGCTACCGAGCCTTCGCTCACCCGGCAGCTGATCCAGGAAAAGATCATGCGCCGAAACCGCGTGGCCAAACTCGACGCCACCCAGCGTAAAGAGTTGGAAGATTTCACACTTACCGATTTCAAAATCCAGCCCGACGACGCATTACTGAGCCAGGCCTACCGCGACGAGCTCCGCAACTGGGCGCTCATTCCCTCCACCCGCAAGTTCCCGCTCGAATCGGAAACCCGTTACGAAATCAGTCCCGAGGCATTGAAGGATGTATACGCATTCAGCAAGGAAAAACTGGCCGATTATCCTAAACAAAAGGAATACCTGGCCACTTACTGGCTCAATTACGCCGCTACGGCCATTCCGAATGTCGAAACCGCCAAAACGCTGCTCGCCGACTATAAAACCACATTCCCGCAATCACCTTATACCGAGTACATTTCCAACCTGATCCAGACCAAAGAGGCATTGCAGCCGGGTGCTCCAGTGACAGATATCACGCTCCTCAATACGGACAGCGCTGCCGTAGCCGTTTCGTCGTTGCAGGGCAAGCCGGTTTTGATGGTGTTCTCGTTCAGCATCGGCCAGCACGAGCCCGGTTTGAAGGTTTTGGAAGATAAATATGCCGATAAAGTGACGTTCGCCTACGTGTCCGTTGCCACGGGCATTCCGCTGGGGACGTGGAAACAATACGTGAAAACGCGGCCTACTGCCAAACATTTATGGGCTTCGGACGAGAATATCGAAGTTTTGAAAGAAAAATACGGCATCGACATCCGCTATCCGTTCCTCGTGATCGACGGTTCGGGCAAGATCGTGAACCGCTGGATTCCGCAGGAATTCCCTAATAACAAAACGCTGGAAGCCGAATTGCAGAAGGTAGCCAAATAA
- a CDS encoding sensor histidine kinase produces MKLLEKASRIYLMASLLIYAAVGFAFYWIINFMIYDEVESRLMVEKQDFEAYVRSNDTWSNNSYFVENKIEVVPVYGKFKNEVAFTDTLISNRYDETADPFRQLTFYTLIGGSPYRVAIRKSMIESYKLIEAISVAMIAFLGLLLVSTFLFHRVLSGKLWKPFYDSLARIKDFDWTKNEPLETVRSEITEFNELGDVMEKMASKMQHDYRSLREFTENASHEIQTPLALINARVEQFIQSGDLGENHTYWIEEIYHAARRMSRLNQGLLLLAKIENQQFTEQEELDLSELALNKLKDFEDILQHKEIRVVVRSTGSFRKLMSPALADILLTNLINNAIRHNYPGGELRLESGADYVQVSNTGHALKSDPERLFERFKKESTGAESLGLGLAIVKQICENCDLRISYQYHEPIHAIRITE; encoded by the coding sequence TTGAAACTTCTCGAAAAAGCCAGCCGCATTTACCTGATGGCCTCGCTGCTGATTTACGCGGCCGTGGGTTTCGCTTTTTACTGGATCATCAATTTCATGATCTACGACGAGGTGGAAAGCCGGCTGATGGTCGAAAAGCAGGATTTTGAAGCCTATGTCCGAAGCAACGACACCTGGTCCAACAATTCCTATTTTGTCGAAAACAAAATTGAAGTGGTGCCGGTGTACGGGAAATTCAAAAACGAGGTCGCATTCACCGACACGCTGATCAGCAACCGCTACGACGAAACCGCCGACCCGTTCCGGCAGCTCACTTTCTACACATTAATCGGCGGATCGCCCTACCGCGTGGCCATCCGGAAGTCGATGATCGAGTCTTACAAGCTCATTGAAGCCATTTCGGTGGCGATGATCGCCTTCTTAGGCCTGCTGCTGGTGAGCACATTCCTGTTTCACCGGGTGCTGTCCGGCAAGCTCTGGAAGCCTTTTTACGATTCGCTGGCGCGGATCAAGGATTTTGACTGGACCAAAAACGAGCCGCTCGAAACCGTCCGCAGCGAGATTACCGAGTTTAACGAGCTGGGGGATGTGATGGAGAAAATGGCTTCCAAAATGCAGCACGATTACCGGAGCCTTCGCGAATTTACGGAAAATGCGTCCCACGAAATCCAGACGCCGCTGGCGCTTATCAATGCACGTGTGGAGCAATTCATTCAATCCGGCGATCTCGGCGAAAACCATACTTACTGGATCGAGGAAATTTACCATGCCGCGCGGCGGATGTCGAGGCTCAACCAGGGATTGTTATTGTTGGCAAAAATTGAGAACCAGCAGTTTACCGAGCAGGAGGAGCTCGATCTTTCGGAGCTCGCATTGAACAAACTCAAAGATTTCGAGGACATTTTGCAGCATAAGGAAATTCGTGTCGTGGTGCGATCCACCGGCAGTTTCCGGAAACTGATGTCGCCTGCATTGGCCGACATTCTGCTTACGAACCTGATTAACAATGCGATCCGGCACAATTATCCGGGCGGGGAGCTCAGGCTGGAATCAGGTGCTGATTATGTGCAGGTGAGCAACACCGGTCATGCATTGAAAAGTGATCCCGAGCGATTGTTCGAGCGGTTCAAGAAGGAATCCACCGGCGCCGAGTCGCTGGGGCTCGGACTGGCGATTGTGAAGCAGATCTGCGAAAATTGCGATTTGCGCATTTCCTATCAATACCACGAGCCGATTCACGCCATTCGTATTACAGAATAG
- a CDS encoding response regulator transcription factor, translated as MKILVVEDEKGLAESITDYLSREGFVCEVANTFWQADEKISLYQYDCTIVDLTLPDGNGFDIIQTLKKIAAATGIIIISARNTLEDKLKGLEIGSDDYMTKPFHLSELNARVKSLIRRRNFGGNNDMTWKDIRVNLPARKVFIKDIETTLSKKEYDLLLYFLSNIDVALTKESIAEHLWGDNMDSADSLDMVYSHIKNLRRKIVEKGGKDYIQSIYGIGYKFTAP; from the coding sequence ATGAAAATATTAGTTGTGGAGGACGAGAAAGGGCTGGCCGAAAGTATCACGGATTATCTCTCCCGCGAAGGGTTCGTGTGCGAAGTGGCAAACACTTTCTGGCAAGCCGATGAGAAGATCAGCCTGTACCAGTACGATTGCACGATCGTAGACCTCACGCTGCCCGATGGCAATGGTTTTGACATTATCCAAACCTTGAAAAAGATCGCCGCCGCGACGGGAATTATCATTATTTCGGCCCGTAATACGCTGGAAGACAAGCTAAAAGGTCTCGAAATAGGTTCGGACGATTATATGACCAAGCCATTCCATCTTTCCGAGTTGAATGCACGGGTAAAATCGCTGATCCGCCGCCGCAATTTTGGAGGAAATAATGATATGACCTGGAAAGATATCCGGGTGAACCTGCCTGCCAGGAAGGTTTTTATTAAAGACATTGAAACCACGCTGTCGAAAAAAGAGTACGATTTGCTGCTCTATTTTTTGTCCAATATCGACGTCGCATTAACGAAAGAATCCATCGCCGAGCACCTGTGGGGCGATAATATGGATTCGGCGGACTCGCTGGATATGGTGTATTCGCATATCAAGAACTTGCGCCGGAAGATCGTCGAGAAGGGCGGAAAAGATTACATTCAATCGATTTACGGGATAGGATATAAATTTACCGCACCTTGA
- a CDS encoding TolC family protein, whose amino-acid sequence MKHSQYHSVSRIFPPGNVHSPARLVRRIFECRSHWFTVLLVAFMSAQAGAQQLRLHEALEQGKGNFPFLKAKRAEIHSAESRIKSVKTDYLPAFIVQDQYTYATSNSVAGAFLPNEGSALSPSGGIRPENHYTPTFGSFTTAMVDWKVFNFGKVKAQVNAAKADLARSQADYENELFQHQVKIIDAYLLLLINQKLVDAQRQNLERASIFKRVTDAAVSSGMRPGVDSSLAAAEYAKAQLLLLESQRSEKAQRLRFSELTGELRDSVQVDIMGFYSQLPIVPGEATSLLKNPALRFAQAQMDASLARSLAVKRSFLPSISLVGAGWGRGSGISNKDDSFHTDFSSGVKYQVFNYLVGVSTRWNLTGILKVRNDYHAEQFQVERFKSLYQTQQLQLDRQERESEIQFQLSLAQARLTPVQLAAARTAFNQAEARYQSGMTDLFTLAQSVNALNRAEVDKFVTTGNAWRSLLLKAAAAGDLDIFLSQINQ is encoded by the coding sequence ATGAAGCACTCCCAGTATCATTCCGTTTCCCGCATTTTTCCGCCGGGAAATGTGCATTCACCGGCAAGGCTCGTGCGCCGGATTTTCGAATGCAGGTCCCATTGGTTCACAGTTCTTTTAGTCGCTTTCATGAGCGCGCAGGCCGGCGCCCAGCAGCTCCGACTGCACGAGGCATTGGAGCAGGGCAAAGGCAATTTCCCGTTCCTCAAAGCCAAGCGTGCCGAAATCCACAGTGCGGAAAGCCGCATCAAATCCGTTAAAACCGACTATCTGCCCGCATTCATCGTGCAGGATCAATATACTTACGCCACCAGCAACAGCGTGGCCGGCGCATTTCTGCCCAACGAGGGCAGCGCATTGTCGCCCTCCGGCGGCATTCGCCCCGAAAACCATTACACCCCCACATTCGGCAGCTTCACCACGGCGATGGTCGACTGGAAAGTGTTCAATTTCGGAAAAGTGAAAGCCCAGGTCAACGCTGCCAAAGCCGATCTCGCCCGCAGCCAGGCCGACTATGAGAATGAGCTTTTCCAGCATCAGGTTAAGATCATCGATGCCTACCTGCTGTTGCTGATCAACCAGAAACTGGTGGACGCGCAGCGCCAGAACCTCGAACGGGCATCGATTTTCAAGCGTGTTACCGACGCAGCCGTGAGCTCGGGAATGCGCCCGGGCGTGGACAGTTCCCTGGCCGCTGCGGAATATGCCAAAGCGCAATTGCTGCTGCTGGAAAGCCAGCGGTCGGAAAAAGCGCAGCGACTGCGGTTTTCGGAGCTTACCGGCGAGCTGCGCGACAGTGTCCAGGTGGATATCATGGGTTTTTACTCCCAATTGCCGATTGTGCCGGGCGAAGCGACTTCATTGCTCAAAAACCCTGCATTGCGGTTTGCGCAGGCACAGATGGACGCCTCGCTGGCACGTAGCCTGGCCGTGAAACGGTCCTTTTTACCCTCGATTTCCCTCGTAGGCGCCGGTTGGGGCCGCGGGTCGGGCATTTCCAACAAGGACGACTCTTTCCACACCGATTTTTCGAGCGGTGTCAAATACCAGGTCTTCAACTACCTGGTCGGCGTTTCCACGCGCTGGAACCTGACCGGCATCCTGAAAGTAAGGAACGACTACCACGCCGAACAATTCCAGGTGGAGCGTTTCAAATCGCTGTACCAAACCCAGCAATTACAACTCGACCGCCAGGAGCGCGAATCCGAAATCCAGTTCCAGCTATCGCTCGCGCAAGCGCGCCTCACGCCGGTGCAACTCGCAGCCGCCCGCACGGCTTTCAACCAGGCCGAGGCGCGCTACCAGAGCGGCATGACCGACCTGTTTACATTGGCCCAAAGTGTGAATGCATTGAACCGCGCCGAAGTGGACAAGTTTGTCACCACCGGCAACGCCTGGCGCTCGCTGCTGCTGAAAGCCGCCGCAGCCGGCGACCTCGACATTTTTTTGAGCCAGATAAACCAATAA